From Rhizobium sp. BT03, one genomic window encodes:
- a CDS encoding Gfo/Idh/MocA family protein, with protein MTQTLRIGVVGCGSISLAYMRNAPLFRGVEITACADLNADAAKRRAAEFNLRAADVDALIDNRNIDLILNLTIPAAHFDVSMRALSAGKHVFTEKPLGVTAAEGRLLVGAAAEKGLMLGSAPDTFLGAAGRHARRQMDAGAIGRPVTGTAFMMGRGMEHWHPDPSFYYQAGAGPVMDMGPYYLTMMVNLMGPIRRVQAVATSGQEERLITAEGPKQGTTFKVGTPTSVLSLLEFDCGATVTFGTSWDVFRHSNHPIELHGTEGSLRLPDPDNFGGRIALSSRGAPWQETDTSGALFGAVNWPVAVPDRANYRMLGLADLARAIIEGRTPRASGDLALHVLDVMEAILRAGETGVAQTIPDTVAQPSELREDEARSLLA; from the coding sequence ATGACACAGACACTCAGGATCGGCGTTGTGGGATGCGGCAGCATTTCGCTCGCCTATATGCGCAACGCGCCGCTGTTTCGCGGCGTCGAAATCACCGCCTGTGCGGATCTCAATGCGGACGCCGCCAAGCGCCGCGCAGCCGAGTTCAATCTGCGGGCGGCCGACGTCGACGCCCTCATCGACAACAGGAACATAGACCTGATCCTCAACCTGACGATCCCGGCCGCGCATTTCGACGTCTCGATGCGGGCGCTGTCGGCGGGCAAACATGTCTTCACCGAAAAGCCGCTCGGCGTCACGGCCGCGGAAGGCCGCCTGCTGGTGGGCGCTGCTGCCGAAAAGGGTCTCATGCTCGGTTCGGCCCCGGACACCTTCCTGGGAGCGGCCGGACGCCATGCCCGGCGGCAGATGGACGCCGGCGCCATCGGCAGGCCGGTAACGGGAACAGCCTTCATGATGGGCCGCGGTATGGAGCATTGGCATCCGGATCCCAGCTTCTACTACCAGGCCGGCGCAGGCCCGGTGATGGACATGGGCCCCTATTACCTGACGATGATGGTCAATCTGATGGGGCCGATCCGCCGTGTGCAGGCCGTCGCCACAAGCGGACAGGAAGAACGGCTCATTACCGCCGAAGGGCCGAAACAGGGCACCACGTTTAAAGTCGGCACACCGACCAGCGTGCTTTCGCTGCTGGAATTCGATTGCGGCGCCACCGTGACCTTCGGCACCTCCTGGGACGTCTTCCGCCATTCCAACCACCCGATCGAGCTGCACGGCACCGAAGGTTCGCTGCGCCTGCCCGACCCCGACAATTTCGGCGGCCGCATCGCGCTCTCCAGCCGTGGTGCGCCGTGGCAGGAAACCGATACGTCAGGCGCACTCTTCGGCGCCGTCAACTGGCCGGTCGCAGTACCTGATCGTGCCAACTATCGCATGCTTGGCCTTGCCGATCTCGCCCGCGCCATCATCGAGGGCCGGACACCGCGCGCTTCGGGCGATCTCGCGCTGCATGTGCTCGACGTCATGGAAGCAATCCTGCGGGCAGGTGAAACCGGTGTCGCCCAGACCATTCCGGATACTGTCGCCCAGCCGAGCGAATTGCGGGAAGACGAAGCAAGGAGCCTGCTTGCATGA